Genomic segment of Arachis hypogaea cultivar Tifrunner chromosome 16, arahy.Tifrunner.gnm2.J5K5, whole genome shotgun sequence:
aaaagaaagaaaaagttagtAAAAGAAATGGGAGGAAAATCAAAATTTAGGTGCATAGTCACAAGTTCCTTGAttccaaaaagtttcaaaaatgtAAAAACAAGCAAGTTTCTATTCACTTTTCAAAAGTTCAAGATGCCAAAACAAGTGATTCACATATACATGTAGAGCACATAATCAAGTAAATCTCAATCACAAGTAAATTGGCATAAGTTTAAGCAATTTGGTGTTAGCAAGTTAAAAACATCGAGAGATTCAAACACCAAATTCATATGAGGTATGAAAATCACATGGTTGAAATGAAAAATTGACAAGCTTATTTACTATCTGACTCAAGGCAACTTAGACATGGAGAAAACTGAATCAAATTCAGCCACATAGGTAAAAAGAAATCCAACCTTGTGAGAGCATGCAAAAGAGacttgaatttaaatgaaaaccAAGTTTATGGTCAAATCGTAGCTCAATTAAGGATTGTTCAATGCTTAAAAATAACATACAAGTTAAAACAAGCAAAGAGATTAAAGAATTGACCAAAACTTGTAAGGAGACTCTTGAGGAAATTTCCAAAAcccttttagacaacaagattcTTTTTGACATAGAATTCCGTCAATTAGAATATTGTTGCACCAAGTACAACAATATCATTTAATAAAATAGGTTTAGGAAAAATCCGGCAGCATTTCAGCTGTAAATTGGCCATTTCCCAAATTCAATCAATTAATTCAAATTTCCTATGAATGATTTAACCATTAAATTCACAAAATTCATGTATGTTTTCAAAGGAAATCAGAAAGTGAGCCAAAATACAGCAAGAACAAAAATACAGCACCAAAACAATGAACCATTTAACAAGCAGGCAATCTGAATTCAAACAGTCAAGTGCAGAATTGAAAGAAAACTTCAGTAGCAATCAATCTTGAAGCAAGAACAAAATGGAAAATTGAAATGGAGCAATTGACAATTCAATTTAAAATCAAGAAAAACAGGATCATTCAGCAACATAACAGCATTCAATTGCCCAACATACACCAAAACAGCAACAAGGAATCACCCAGCAGCATTCTTTTTCTTGAATTCAACAACCAATCACAAGTATTCAACATGAATTTAAACAAATAAGCGTCCTGAATCAAGTGATTAGGTTCAAATTAAAACACAAATTGCAGCAGCAGTGATAATGCAAACGCAGGAATTTCTCAAAATTCATGACTGCAAAAACAATCCAAAACTTGTGGCTTCTAAAGAACAACTATGCAGCAGCATTAAACAAGCCAGTTTAGCACCAAAGTAAATCAATGAAACAGCAACATAACATCAATAACAATTTAAACCAAACCAACAGCTTCAAGCAGCATTCTTTCTTTGAACAATGAACAAAAGTAATGGCCTAAACCACAGCATCAAAACAGCacaatgaataataaaaaaaattaatggacTCAACCAGCATTCATTGCATTGAATTCAATAATCATTCCAGGAGCAAGCAGTATGTATTCAAGCAATTACTCATAATCGAATCCAACAGAGAAGTGCAAATTGGAGAAGAACTCAGCCCGGAGCACTCAGCAAGAACAAAGCAATAATGAACAGCCAGGCAGCAGCATCAAGCAAACTAATTTAGCACGGGGCAAATCAATGAAGCAGCAACATTTCCAAACAACAGCATTATTCaaaacaaacctaaatccactacccAGCTCAGATTCTCTAACAACCTAATCAACtaacatgcatttctaactaacttaatcaataaaaattaaattatgctaacagaaaacagaaaaaggaATAGAAAACAGAATTGAAAACAGAATAGAGAATGGAACCTGAAAGGGCAAAAACAGAACAGAGAAAGGGAAGGGACAAGAGAAGGGGAAACGGAAGCAGAGGGATGCCAGCCCAGAGGTGGTGGCTTCAACAGTGGTGATGGTGAGTGAACGGCTGGAGCAACCCAGCTGACCTGGTGGTGCGGCGGTGTGGGCGCTGCTTCAATGGCAGCGGCGGAGAGTTGCCCAGCAATGAAAACAGGGGCCTTGCCCTGTTTTGGGTGAAGAGCAACAGGGTGAAGGAGCTCGTGTGTGGGAGGAAAGAGGGTTGGGTCGCCGTGGCTCGTCGACGGTGGACGCTACGGTGGTTCACGGTGGTGGTTTGGCCGGGAGAGGAGGCGCGAGGATAACGTCGCGATGGCACTGAGCTTGGTGGAAGCTAGAAGAAGGAAAGGGGAAGAGAAGGGGGCGCGGTGGTGTGGGTTATCGCCGGCGATTATGGATGAAGGGGGGCTGTGGTGTCGCGGCTGAGGTGGCGCGGAGGAGCGGAGAGCACGCAAAGGGGGCTCTGCGGCGCTACTTGTAGCGCGAAGAGGAGGGCCGGGATGCCAGACAGGACGCGGCGGCGCGGTTGGGTAACAGGGCTGCGAAAACGGAAGGCGACGGTGGTGCTGGGCTCGCGGAGCTGCGGGCGGAGAAGGGTGTGAACGGGAAACggggaagagaaagagaagaatagGTGAGGTTGCCGGCGGCTGCGAGCTCGCCGCGGCAGTTGTGAGCGAAGGTGGGTGATTGACGAGAAAGAGCTGGTGATGATGGTGAAGAAGATGATGGTAGGGAGGTTGTGACTCAGAGAAGAGGAAAAGACAACAGAAGGGGAGAGGAGGGGGATGCGGACGCACGAACTGTGCGGGTGCTCCCAACATAAGGGGGATTTGGGAATGAAAGAGAGCAAAAGATGTAAATAGTAAGGAATTAAATAaacggatttggatcctctaaagtttggatttcactttagagaggaaagtgtgatttctcaccattgatttcataggtgggaccaagaataaatatgaaagagaaactattcaaaagtagaagatcacactttactctctaaagtgaaattcaaactttagaggatctgaATCCTAAATAAACATGTAAGAAATTAAAGTCAAAATAAtcaaagtcaaagcaataaaacttTAAATGTAAGAAATTTTTTGATAAGTAATTGCGAATTAAGGTTATTTAttctagccattgaccacaaacgcATGATGATTATAAAGAGTTAATCCTATTTAGTCAActctacatcgaggataagtcaaataagcATAGTTGATTCCAATTCATAAGTTCTAAATCAACACTAtggggtcacttagagtcaagagaaaccaaatcaattaactactctaatatatcaaacaagaatgaacatcaatgactcaaggaacaCCAAAATTCACAATTCCAAGTCAAGAGTGAGAAAAAGCTATGTAAAAACTAAGTtaagtatttcatcaaacacttggtatgcataaaaataaaataacattaaattgcaataaaataaattctaaaattacaaaagcaagaaaatagcaataacaactaaagaaagcaataaagacatggaaacatagatttcattaaatgtaaattaaaataacaaagtatgctcataaacataaaagacaaAAGAAATGAAATAACAAATAGGAGAAGAGGacaaagatgcaataacaataaatgacaaggaaaagtaattgaaaacaagaattaaaaatagaaatgacaaaaaattaaactaagtagtcctaattctagagagaagggggagcttctctctctagaaaaactaaacaaaacatgtaaAAAGCTAAACCTAAGTGCTCccccttcattcttcttcactttggcttgaaatagcttcataaatgagttggattgggctttggaagcccaaaaatcgcccccagagATTTGCAATTAATGACCTCACGTGCATgcagtcgtgcgtacgcacagttgcGCAAAATTCTCATCGTGCGTATGCACGACATTTGGTGCGTATGCATCCTTGCATGAAGTCaccgttgtgcgtacgcacagcagcAACTTCCAAATtccattttcttcatgatttctcccatTTTGGAtgctccttcttctcttcttcaacccaaacttgccttgaaaacctgaaatcacttgacaaatacatcaaggcaccaaatgggattaaagtgaataaaatttagcaataaaaaagtttaaagagcatgttttcactttcaagcacaaattaggaagacatcatgaaactatgctatttcaatggatatatgaaagaaaagtcaatgaaatccacctaattaaagcaaataaataccatgaaatgtggattcatcagtaCTCTACTGCAGCAGAGATAACTTTAATTAATACCTTCTTTTCTTTCTGCTCTACTGTGGCAGATATTCATTAAAATCCTTTCAGTCACTGCTCTCTACTCTTCTGTAGCAGAGATCCTTTTACTTAATACATCCTTCTCGTCACTGCTCTATACTCTTCTGTGGTAGAGATCCTTTTACTTAACACATCcttctctttttgttctttttcttttcttttctttctcatctttctctcttattttcttacttcttttctttctctcttcttttcttcaatcTTTTAATTCTTTATCGTAATTCAACTTCGCATTCTTCTCTTACCTTTTCCTAGTGTCTTATGAAAAAGAATCATAAAATTTCTAGATTATCTGTGTCCTCTTAATTTTTTAAGAGTTCTTCTGTTTGCTCTTCTCTAACttaaatattcttaataaaatgataacaataatctaaataagataatttaaatggtaaataatatatatatatatatatatatatatatatatatatatatattcttaaaatttagtttataaaaccttatttttaaacttttattaattactttctaaatcacgaactttttaatattctatttttaaccttaataatttataaaattatatttgaatcctcacttatttcatatttataaaaataaccttaaacttttataaaataccctTTTACCCCTGAACGTATATAATTACAAAACTAActtcaatttttattaaattactatttcaatctcaaatataaattttatttcccTGATTATAACTTTACCAAAGGACTGAATCCTATTTCCAAAATTCTTCAAGTTTTTAGCTTGAGTTTTAAGTCCGTTTTTTAAGCTTTACTATTACTGATTTTTCACCGCTTTTCATTTAATCTCTCCGCCATCAAACCTCatcaatttaatcaataattatcATTCACACAAGCcccaaaattatcaaaataactCTATTTGGGCTGTTCTTTATGGCCGAACCGTAATTCACAAGCAACAATACACTACAAGGGAACCGGAAAATAGCGGCGGTTCTTGGAGTGatttgcggcggttttaaaccgccgcgaAACGGGATTCTAACGGTTCGTTAAGCGTCGCCTATTAGAGGGTGGTTATATGATTTTGCGGCGGTTCTCAGGAACCGCTGGCACAATCGCCGCAAAATCCAAGATTAGCGTCGCAATGTTTAGCGGGGGTTTAAAACCGCCGCGATCTGGAAATCTGTAGTCGACACGAAATGTTCGGCGGTTTCAAACCGCCGCCGTTTAATGGCCACGGTTTAAAGACTAATGCATTTACCGGCGGTTTGAAAACGTCGCGGTTTAACGGCCAATGTTTTTTGAAATGTAATTGGCGGCGGTTGTTAAACCGCCGCTATCTCCTAACCCGAATTTTCAAATTCCTAACGGCTAGTTCGCAACCGCCACTATTTTTCAGTTATATGGCCGCAAAAATACTGTTCTGTACACTGGCAATCACGCTTTTTCTTATTTCAATGtacattttttttcgttttttttaattattcttaatattagtaagttaaattatttaaaatcccGAAAAATAAATTACAGGGTAAACGACAATAGCAAAAccattaacttaattaatataattatccgAATATCAACAAAGTGTACTCCTTACTAAGAGTTGCATAATCAACAAAATAAAAGTGTATATCTAAAAGAAGAAAAGGTTCCACAATCCTAAGAACTACTTTCTAATCTGTCCCTCCAACGCACTCATCCATGTGGCGACGTCTGATGGCAGCTCCctaccttgcccttgaagtagacATATCAAAGCACTCTCCATTGCCTGCATCCTGACCTTCCCAGCTGCTACTTCATCCTCCACTGCCTGTCTTTTGGTCTTTTCGGCTGCTACTTCATCCTCCACTgccttccttttcaatttttctgCTGCCAACTCTGCTTGCAGTTCAAGCAGCACCCTTTGGGTCTCCTCCCTTTCAAAACTATTGCTCGGCTGATGGGAATTCATACCAAAGACTTGACTAGAAGTCGGTCCCAACCCCATGCCACGCACCCTACCCGGGCGCTCTTTTCCGAGAGCTTGAGCAAGCGAATCATTCTGGGATAACAGTCTAGAAGATTCATTGCCTTGCTCAATAGCCTCAATTCTTTCCTACACACATAGATAAGCAATTAAGAGCATTTATTAGCTAGTCGCTAACCGCACAGACttccaataaaatttaaaaaactaaaaacacattaCTTACTCCAATAGCGCGAGCCGCATCATGGATATAGGAGCCATCATCTCTTTTGTGCGTTAAGAGATACAACTCTCCTCTACTAACTCTCCTCCTTTGTCGTTCCGACTGTACCAATAATGACGACAAAGTGAATAAGGTAGAGGAACAGATAATTCTAAAACATTCTCAAAATTAGATTACCTCTTCTTCTCCGAGCCTTGCCAAGCTTTTTGATCCGCCGGTGTGGGTGTAAAGCTGCTTTGATCGATTCTCGACATTTTTCTTACACTTCTCCTGTCATGCCATCAAATTAAGAGTTACTAGACACTAGTTCTAACGAACTAAATGTAACATAAATAGACTTTGTCTGATATGAAACTAAAACTATATTACCTGTGTCTCTTCGCTATTGCGATAATCGAGAAACTTTCTCCAATGTTCCGCAGTaattccatctgggcggttttcAATATTTGCTGCAAGTGAAAGTTCTGCGTCATAGTAGTGATGGTATAATCTGCTTCTCGTTTCCTTCCAAGCCCTTCCCAGCATCTTGAATATTACAGACTTTATAATTCCTCTACTATCTTCTTCAAAATGGAACATTTCCTGAAACATTAGAATTAAGCTGTGAGTAGTGTTCAAAGTATGAGTTTGGAATGGTAcgaagaaataaaaataacattttaccTTTACTATTTCATTATAGACCTTCTCCCTGGTGTGAACCTTTCTCCAGTCCCTCTCGCCGATTGGGAATTTGGTGTAGTCAGATCCTAGCAGTCCCATAACGCCGCTCAGTAAATCTGCTTCATCCCCAACTGGTTGCAGTGCACTGTTAAACCTGAGTACAACCTTTCTTCCGTTAGGTGGCTTCATAGCTTCCTTCACACTCAGTTTGACCTGTTTGATTGTGCCATCGGATtctgtaaaaaatattaattattagttagctACCATTGGAGTCAAGCTGCGaataaattatagaaaaaatggGACAATAAAAAGTAGAATTAAATAAGTTCTCTTATACCAATTGTCTTAACATCCCAAAATTCTGTGGTCTTGCGTCCCTTGCGCTTCTGAGCATCCTGTGCAGCTAAAAGGTTATCAACATGTTGGTCAAAAGAATCTACCTCATCTGCCTCGGCGTCCGGCTCCGAGTTTTCAACATCATTCATGGAAGCCTGTGGAGCAGGCAGTGGTTTGGTTCGGGGTGGACGAAAGGGGCGTAAAGACGAGGATGTGGGGGCACTACTGCCACTGGGCGGCGGAATTGGGCAGTCCGCTCTCTGCAAAGTTGAAGTCGCATGACCTCCCACTTGAGGTTGCTGACATGCTGTGTCTACACAGGCTTTCTTCGTGAAACGACTTACCCGAGACATCTTTCCCAACTGCATTCGAATTATAACGAAGTAATAACAATTAATGTGtacataataatataaattaacatGCAAAAAGGACACCGGCATACCCCAGTTACATGAGTACATGAGTACATGAGTTGAGATTAGCATGTTAACAAAGAAATCAAATATGTGGggcataaaaaaattgatatattcacaatttattcaattatttatgttaaatataattaatcatgtaTCATTTTTATTAACCCGAATATAACAATTAATATGTACATCATAATATAAATTATCAGAGGTCCCAACTGCATTCGAAAAATACGAGAGTACATGAGTTTGTCAATTAAAAGAGTATAttaacaaggaaatcaaatatGTTAGACATAAAACTAATATTGACGTACTTCCAATTTCTCTATAATGCCTAGAACCATAAGAATGTGGTGTATTATTGGAATAGAATTGCAAAAATGTCTAACTATTAGATTAGTACACATAAAATTCGGGTTCTTCCAAACGTACTCAAAATAGTACAATAATACTActcaatttaaaatagaaaatagcaCTTCAATGTGGAATTGCAGCAAATTCTTGAAGaagcttaattaattaatcatattaaaagaaaataaatctaaCTAGACATTGCAACGTATGAATGTAAAAGGGACACTTATTCGCATGGTGCAGGGCGGCTCTTCATTAACGAGAGAAATTATGAAAAACTAATAACCGGGGGTGAGAGAGAATCAGAAAGGATATCATTAGCCAAGACGAGAGTAAGATTAtgctgtttctttaattttgtttttggtgCCTAAACGTCTCTCATTACTTGacacttattaattaattagtaattagTAATCCTAATATATAAGCAGagtatttgttaattaaatatataatataataaatgtaCGTCGTAGATAACTATTATTATTAGGATCAGCAATAGCATGCTTAAAACGAAGATAATGACAGATTAAAAAAAGAGAACTTTGAATTGAAGGTGAGTTAGAGCATGGAAGGATGCGGTTGGAGAATGAAATTAGTAGTATGTTAGAGCATAATAATATCCAGGATTAATCGTGCTTACCTCCAGCGGGATGACTGGTTTGAGGGTAAGAGAGGAATCACCGGGGATCGGACAGCGAGGGAAGGGCCTCCAGGACGCTGGCACACCGCAGAGACGGACGTGGAGGAGAGGTACTGGACGAAGCAAGCTCCAATAAGGATTATTGGTATTaggaaaaaaataaggatttaaggAGCGGTGGcttatctaatttaaaatttaagtttgtatttttcggttttttgtatcttttttaaaAGTCTTAGTAGGTATGGaagaaaaaattacaattaaaaaataaatacttaacGATTATATTAGTTTGTTATCTATATATTTATAAACaaatatttatgttaattttattctccgagctcattaggtctatttttttaattttataatagacgCTAATAGTTTTTGTTTACTCTCTTCAATTCATACATTAATATCAAATGTTGTTTTGTTTACTCTCTTCAATTCATACATTAATATTATCATTTGCATATCGCTACTAATAAAATATTCAGTATATATGACTTATTTGTTTATATATCATACCGATAGATTAATTAATTCCATAAACTGGAATAATATATAtgctttttataaatttatattttattcttcatcgtTCCTattatgaaattaatttttttaaaaatttaaattaataaaaaaaataatataaatagttatatttttaacatttattttcaaACAAATGccttttttagatttatttaatttttcatagtttttccgttttttatttgttttatgttattttttatttttaaaatttattaaagatcgaattctaaattttttagatataaaattctaatatcatatcataatattatttctttcaaaatttaaactaataaaaaaaacataaatacttaACGAACAAATTATTGTGTTctgtatatattaatttttaagaagTATTCGAGACTATTTTGGTTACATATTTGAAGTAATCTATTgtgttcttcttctctctttttttttttacttttatatttattaatcatGAGTAGTGTAAACTTGAGCAGATGATGAAGTAAGTGAATTGATAAGAAAGGCCTATTAGCTATTTCAAGAAGCTATTCAAATCGAGCTTTTTACTTTTGCTGAATATAATATTCTGACTAGTAAAACTAAGAAATTGATAAATGTTTCACGTATTGGAGTCAATGATTCTCCAGCTTTCAAGAAAATCATTGATGAATTATATGTGTCTTTGGAATCACCGTTCGTATATAAAAAATGTTTACTATCAAATCATTAAACATTTTTAAATAACTCTGTgctcatttaatattttaatttcccctgcttcatatattattattatttcatttatGTTTATTCAGTGAGATGAAGGAGAAAAGAGGCAGACATATACCGTTGATTATATTGATTCAATCAAAatgtttatcaaaattaaataaaatattgttaACAATATAACTATTCTGTTGTCTTTTTCTAcaagttaaaaattttggaaaaaaaattttatgacatGATATCAAAACTCCATATCTAAAAGGTCTAGAATTTGATCACTGGTAAATTTCAAAGTGAAAAacataaattagataaaaaataaaataagataaacaataaaataaaaaaataaatttatgcaTGCAAAACTTAAATAAATCTAATGTTAGATATATAGTAATTTGAGATTAATCTATTCCAAATTCATTATCATTTCATCGAATTCAATAGGCAAATGAATAATCACAAATAGTCACTTTGTTCAGTTCAGTCCTAATATTTTGTGAGATAAGGCAGACTAATAATAAAGAGAGCAGTCAGCAA
This window contains:
- the LOC112757037 gene encoding uncharacterized protein; its protein translation is MSRVSRFTKKACVDTACQQPQVGGHATSTLQRADCPIPPPSGSSAPTSSSLRPFRPPRTKPLPAPQASMNDVENSEPDAEADEVDSFDQHVDNLLAAQDAQKRKGRKTTEFWDVKTIESDGTIKQVKLSVKEAMKPPNGRKVVLRFNSALQPVGDEADLLSGVMGLLGSDYTKFPIGERDWRKVHTREKVYNEIVKEMFHFEEDSRGIIKSVIFKMLGRAWKETRSRLYHHYYDAELSLAANIENRPDGITAEHWRKFLDYRNSEETQEKCKKNVENRSKQLYTHTGGSKSLARLGEEESERQRRRVSRGELYLLTHKRDDGSYIHDAARAIGERIEAIEQGNESSRLLSQNDSLAQALGKERPGRVRGMGLGPTSSQVFGMNSHQPSNSFEREETQRVLLELQAELAAEKLKRKAVEDEVAAEKTKRQAVEDEVAAGKVRMQAMESALICLLQGQGRELPSDVATWMSALEGQIRK